CGACTGAGCACTCAAAAAGCAGCCGCTAATCTGGGCATGAACTGCATTACCATGAACCTCAACAACGAAGGCTGGAGCCTGGAATTTGAAGACGGTGCGGTTATGGACGGCGACAAAGCCGAACATATAAAAGAAGCGGCACAGGTAATCTCCCAGTATTGCGACATTATCGCCATTCGCAGTTTCCCTTCGTTAACCGATAAGGAAAAAGATGAAGAAGAACATGTCATCAACGCCTTTGTCCAGTATGCCTCGGTGCCGGTAATCAGCCTCGAAGGCGCCACGGAACATCCGCTACAGGCGGTTGCCGATATACTGACCATACAGGAATACAAGACGACCCAAAAACCGAAAGTGGTCTTAACATGGGCACCGCACCCGAAAGCTTTGCCACATGCGGTTCCCAATTCCTTTATAAAAATGATGCAGCTCGCTAATGTTGATTTTGTTATTACACATCCGGAAGGTTATGAGCTCAATCCGGAAGTGACCAAAAACAGTACCGTTACCCACAACCAGGAGGAAGCATTTAAAGATGCTGATTTTATTTATGCCAAAAACTGGAGCAATTATAACGATTACGGACAGATACTGTCGCAGGATGCTGCCTGGATGGTAACCCCGGAAAAAATGGCACTGACCAAACAGGCAAAATTCATGCATTGCCTTCCGGTGAGACGAAACCAGGTTGTTAGTGATGCCGTTTTAGACGGTGCCGATTCCATCGTCATTTCGCAGGCAAACAACAGAACCTATGCGGCACAGGCCGTTCTAACCAAAATATTAGCACATGAAAGCCAGTAAACCCAATATAACCATCGTTAAAATCGGCGGCAATGTTATTGATAATCCGGTTGCTTTATCGAAAGTATTAACCGCTTTTTCCAAAACAGACGGGCCTAAAATACTCGTTCACGGCGGCGGAAAAGAAGCCAGTAAAATCGCCATGTCCTTAGGTCTGGAACCGCAAATGATTGACGGCAGGAGAATTACCGACCAGCACATGCTGGATGTCGTTGTAATGACCTATGCCGGACTGATTAATAAAAGAATTATTGCACAGCTGAACGCGGAGCAGTCAATAGCCATTGGTTTTTCCGGAGCCGACGGGAACACGATCGTATCCGAAAAAAGAAAAAATCCGGACATCGATTTTGGTTTCGTGGGGGACATCATTGCCGTTAATAAAGAACCACTCACAAAAATACTGGACCAAAATATAGTACCGGTTTTCTGCGCCATTACCCATGACGGAAACGGGCAGCTTTTAAACACCAATGCCGATACCATTGCATCGGAACTGGGCAGCGCCCTATCGGAAATCTATACGGTAAAGCTGATTTATTGCTTTGAAAAACAAGGTGTTTTAATCAACTCAAATGATGACGATTCCGTTATACCGGCCATCACCCGATCCAAATACAGGGATCTGCTGGAAATCGGTGCGATACATTCCGGTATGATCCCGAAACTCGACAACTGCTTCCTGGCATTGTCCAAAGGAGTTGACCGGGTCATTATTGGAAACCCGGCAGTTCTTGAAGATCCAGATACACGATGTACCACAATTAGCCTTTAACTTATGAAAACAATACCAACGCTAACAAACGAAGCCATCCAATTATTAAAAAAGCTCATTGCCACTCCTTCTTTTTCAGGAGAAGAGCAGCAAACGGCACAGTTACTCCAAAACTGGTTTCAGGAAAATAATATTCCTTTTAAACAGGAAAACAATAATATATGGGCCTACAACCAGCATTTCGACGCTTCCAAACCGACATTACTGCTCAACTCCCATCACGATACCGTAAAACCCAATCAGGGCTATACCCTTGATCCGTTTACCCCTATTGAGGAAGACGGCAAAATTTTCGGCCTCGGCAGTAATGATGCCGGTGGCTGCCTGGTTTCGCTATTGGCTGCCTTTGCCTATTACTATACACACAAAAACCTGTCGCACAATATTGTGATCGTGGCTTCCGCCGAAGAAGAAAGCAGCGGACCGAACGGCTTAAACAGCGTCCTGCAACATTTGCCTCCGCTGGATTGTGCAATTGTGGGCGAACCCACCGAAATGCAATTGGCCATAGCCGAAAAAGGACTTTTGGTACTGGATGTTACGGTAAACGGAACAGCCAGTCATGCCGCACATCACAACGATGATAACCCTATTTACAAAACGCTTGCCGTTATCGACTGGTTTAAAAATTACCGCTTTGAAAAGGTTTCCGACATATTGGGACCGGTTAAAATGACAATAACCCAGATCAATGCCGGAAAGCAGCATAATGTTGTTCCTGCCGAATGCCGGCTGGTCGTGGATATCCGTGTAAACGACCGCTACAGCAACCAGGAAATACTGGACACGGTGGTTCAGCAGGTATCGGCCGTTATAAAACCGCGCTCGATGAATTTAAATGCCTCTTCGATTGCACCACAGCATCCGTTAGTGCAATCCGGAATCGCTTCAGGACGCAGCACCTATGGTTCTCCAACGCTCTCCGACCAGTCGGTACTGAGCTGTCAGTCCTTAAAATTAGGACCGGGAAATTCCCTGCGTTCCCATACGGCTAACGAGTTTATCTATCGCCGGGAAATTGAAGAAGGAATTCAATTATACATCAACATACTCGAAGGCTATTTACTAACCACATAAAAACACGAAACATGAAATTATGGGAAAAAGGTATCCCTACGGATCAGAAAATTGAACAGTTTACCGTAGGCAATGACAGGGAACTGGATATTATTTTAGCCCGATATGATGTTTTGGGATCCATCGGTCATGCCAAAATGCTGGCAAAAACAGGATTACTGACCGAAACGGAAGCAGCGGACATTATTCAGGCACTGGAAGCGATACTGCTGACCATTGAAAAAGAACAGTTTACCATTGAAGCCGATTTTGAAGATGTACATTCCAAAATAGAGTCCATGCTGATTGCACAACTGGGCGACACCGGAAAAAAGATCCATACGGCGCGTTCCCGAAACGACCAGGTTTTGGTAGCCCTGCATTTGTACCTTAAAGACGAAATCACCGCTATAAAAGCATTGGTCAAAGCACTTTTTGATTTGCTGATGGCATTAGCCGATAAAAATCAGCAGGTTTTATTACCCGGTTATACGCATCTGCAAATTGCCATGCCCTCCTCTTTTGGCTTGTGGTTTTCTGCCTATGCCGAAAGTCTGATTGACGATATTACGATGCTGAATGCCGCCTTACAGGTTGTCGACCAGAATCCGTTAGGTTCTGCGGCCGGTTATGGAAGCTCCTTTCCTATCGACCGAATGCATACAACCGAAACCCTGCAATTTGCAACACTAAAATACAATGTCGTTGCCGCGCAGATGAGCCGTGGAAAATCGGAAAAAACGCTGGCTTTTGCGATGAGCAGCGTTGCCGGAACCTTGTCGAAACTGGCAATGGACGTCTGCCTGTATGTGAGTCAGAATTTTGATTTTATGACGTTACCGCAACAGCTGACCACCGGTTCCAGTATTATGCCGCATAAAAAAAATCCGGATATTTTTGAGCTGATCAGGGGAAAAGCGAATAAAATCCAGAGTCTGCCGTATGAACTGACCTTAATAACGAACAATCTGCCCAGTGGTTACCACAGGGAATTCCAGCTGCTGAAAGAAGGTTTGTTTCCGGCTATTCAAAATTTAAAATCCTGTCTGGAAATGACCCGTTATGCCTTGCAGGATATTGAAGTAAAAGAGACAATCCTAAACGATCCGAAATACAACTACCTCTTTACGGTAGATGCCTTAAACGAATTGGTCGTTCAGGGAATCCCGTTTCGGGATGCCTATAAAATAATAGCCGGGCAATTGGAAAACGGAACTTTCAAAGCTCCAGAAAAAACAAAACATACCCATGAAGGCAGTATCAACAATCTTTGCCTGGAAGAGATTCAGGCAAAAATGGAGAATGCTTATTAATTTAGAAAATACGTTGTGGCTGCATAACGTATTTTTTTTAAATGAAATCCTTTTATCCGGAAACCAAAAAATCCATACTAAATGTATATATTTGAGTATAAGTTATCTTAAAGTAATAGTATGGCACAATTTGAAGATGAGGCTACCCAAACTCTTTTTAAGAAAAATTTAATTACAGCAAAACAATCCGACCAAATAAAGGAATATCGCCGGTTGGCTATTTTTTCACTTTATTCCGAATTAAAACTATTGCTGTACCTGTCGGTTTTATTATTCACTTCAGGAATCGGAATTTTAATTTATCAGAATATTGACAGTATCGGACACGTTGTTATCTTGTCGCTGCTGCTGCTCATCACAATATGCTGTTTCTACTTTTGCTTTAAAAATTCGAAAGGATTTCAAAAAGAAGAGTCCGGTTTTGAGAATCC
This region of Flavobacterium inviolabile genomic DNA includes:
- a CDS encoding N-acetylornithine carbamoyltransferase, giving the protein MKHFTSVNHIDDLDELLLLAKQIKSNPYANKTAGENKTLGLLFFNPSLRTRLSTQKAAANLGMNCITMNLNNEGWSLEFEDGAVMDGDKAEHIKEAAQVISQYCDIIAIRSFPSLTDKEKDEEEHVINAFVQYASVPVISLEGATEHPLQAVADILTIQEYKTTQKPKVVLTWAPHPKALPHAVPNSFIKMMQLANVDFVITHPEGYELNPEVTKNSTVTHNQEEAFKDADFIYAKNWSNYNDYGQILSQDAAWMVTPEKMALTKQAKFMHCLPVRRNQVVSDAVLDGADSIVISQANNRTYAAQAVLTKILAHESQ
- the argB gene encoding acetylglutamate kinase, whose translation is MKASKPNITIVKIGGNVIDNPVALSKVLTAFSKTDGPKILVHGGGKEASKIAMSLGLEPQMIDGRRITDQHMLDVVVMTYAGLINKRIIAQLNAEQSIAIGFSGADGNTIVSEKRKNPDIDFGFVGDIIAVNKEPLTKILDQNIVPVFCAITHDGNGQLLNTNADTIASELGSALSEIYTVKLIYCFEKQGVLINSNDDDSVIPAITRSKYRDLLEIGAIHSGMIPKLDNCFLALSKGVDRVIIGNPAVLEDPDTRCTTISL
- a CDS encoding M20 family metallo-hydrolase; translation: MKTIPTLTNEAIQLLKKLIATPSFSGEEQQTAQLLQNWFQENNIPFKQENNNIWAYNQHFDASKPTLLLNSHHDTVKPNQGYTLDPFTPIEEDGKIFGLGSNDAGGCLVSLLAAFAYYYTHKNLSHNIVIVASAEEESSGPNGLNSVLQHLPPLDCAIVGEPTEMQLAIAEKGLLVLDVTVNGTASHAAHHNDDNPIYKTLAVIDWFKNYRFEKVSDILGPVKMTITQINAGKQHNVVPAECRLVVDIRVNDRYSNQEILDTVVQQVSAVIKPRSMNLNASSIAPQHPLVQSGIASGRSTYGSPTLSDQSVLSCQSLKLGPGNSLRSHTANEFIYRREIEEGIQLYINILEGYLLTT
- the argH gene encoding argininosuccinate lyase, translating into MKLWEKGIPTDQKIEQFTVGNDRELDIILARYDVLGSIGHAKMLAKTGLLTETEAADIIQALEAILLTIEKEQFTIEADFEDVHSKIESMLIAQLGDTGKKIHTARSRNDQVLVALHLYLKDEITAIKALVKALFDLLMALADKNQQVLLPGYTHLQIAMPSSFGLWFSAYAESLIDDITMLNAALQVVDQNPLGSAAGYGSSFPIDRMHTTETLQFATLKYNVVAAQMSRGKSEKTLAFAMSSVAGTLSKLAMDVCLYVSQNFDFMTLPQQLTTGSSIMPHKKNPDIFELIRGKANKIQSLPYELTLITNNLPSGYHREFQLLKEGLFPAIQNLKSCLEMTRYALQDIEVKETILNDPKYNYLFTVDALNELVVQGIPFRDAYKIIAGQLENGTFKAPEKTKHTHEGSINNLCLEEIQAKMENAY